A single Cnuibacter physcomitrellae DNA region contains:
- the tilS gene encoding tRNA lysidine(34) synthetase TilS has translation MTSTPQEAPGADDSGRRPRLTPPIADVRRAVRESFERMRAAGFATDSAASADVLVALSGGPDSLALAAAVAFEAPRAGIAAGAIVVDHGLQPGSAAVAERAARQAVELGLEPVLVRRVEVAAGSGSETGGPEAAARAARYDAIDAALAETGARAVLLGHTLDDQAETVLLGLARGAGAGSLSGMAPQSGSRIRPLLGIRRATTTAFCADSGLEPWRDPHNDEARFSRVRVRNEVLPVLERKLGPGVAEALARTATQLREDDDALHDMAVETIEDLVEHVEAGIGISAGALEANPPALRHRVIRYVVESEFGVSLSRAQTLAAASLVTDWHGQKGVDLPGIRVVRRGRLLVFERAA, from the coding sequence ATGACCTCCACGCCGCAGGAGGCTCCGGGCGCCGACGACTCGGGGCGCCGCCCACGGCTCACGCCCCCGATCGCGGATGTGCGGCGCGCGGTGCGCGAGTCCTTCGAACGGATGCGCGCGGCCGGCTTCGCGACCGACTCCGCCGCCTCCGCCGACGTGCTGGTGGCGCTCAGCGGCGGCCCCGACTCCCTCGCCCTAGCGGCGGCCGTCGCCTTCGAGGCGCCGAGGGCCGGGATCGCCGCCGGCGCGATCGTCGTGGACCACGGACTGCAGCCCGGATCGGCCGCGGTCGCCGAGCGCGCCGCGCGGCAGGCGGTCGAGCTGGGTCTCGAGCCGGTGCTGGTGAGGCGGGTCGAGGTCGCGGCGGGCTCGGGCTCCGAGACGGGCGGCCCCGAGGCCGCGGCGCGCGCCGCGCGCTACGACGCGATCGACGCGGCGCTCGCCGAGACCGGGGCCCGCGCGGTGCTGCTCGGGCACACCCTCGACGACCAGGCCGAGACGGTGCTGCTCGGCCTGGCGCGCGGCGCCGGCGCGGGGAGCCTGTCGGGCATGGCCCCGCAGAGCGGGTCGCGCATCCGCCCGCTCCTCGGCATCCGGCGCGCCACGACGACGGCGTTCTGCGCGGACTCCGGCCTCGAGCCGTGGCGCGATCCGCACAACGACGAGGCGCGCTTCAGCCGCGTGCGCGTGCGGAACGAGGTGCTGCCCGTCCTGGAGCGCAAGCTGGGCCCGGGCGTGGCCGAGGCGCTCGCGCGGACGGCCACGCAGCTGCGCGAGGACGACGACGCCCTCCACGACATGGCGGTCGAGACGATCGAGGACCTCGTCGAGCACGTCGAGGCGGGCATCGGGATCTCGGCGGGCGCGCTCGAGGCGAACCCGCCCGCGCTCCGGCACCGCGTGATCCGCTACGTCGTCGAGAGCGAGTTCGGCGTCTCGCTCAGTCGCGCGCAGACCCTCGCGGCGGCCTCCCTCGTCACCGACTGGCACGGCCAGAAGGGCGTCGACCTGCCAGGGATTAGAGTGGTCCGACGAGGGCGCCTCCTCGTGTTCGAGCGGGCCGCCTGA
- a CDS encoding inorganic diphosphatase, whose protein sequence is MADYDVVIEIPKGSRNKYEVDHETGRVYLDRVLFTSFVYPTDYGFFENTLGLDGDPVDALVLLEYPVFPGVGVKVRPVGVLNMSDEAGSDAKVIAVPYKDPRWQHIQDLNDIPEQTRKEIEHFFTRYKDLEPGKFVNIEGWGDAAEADAIVQAGFAKLAAEGGH, encoded by the coding sequence ATGGCCGATTACGACGTCGTCATCGAGATCCCGAAGGGGAGCCGGAACAAGTACGAGGTCGACCACGAGACCGGCCGCGTGTACCTCGACCGCGTGCTCTTCACGAGCTTCGTCTACCCCACCGACTACGGCTTCTTCGAGAACACCCTCGGCCTCGACGGCGACCCCGTCGACGCGCTGGTGCTGCTCGAGTACCCGGTGTTCCCGGGCGTCGGCGTCAAGGTCCGCCCGGTCGGCGTGCTCAACATGAGCGACGAGGCCGGATCCGACGCGAAGGTCATCGCGGTGCCCTACAAGGATCCGCGTTGGCAGCACATCCAGGACCTGAACGACATCCCGGAGCAGACCCGCAAGGAGATCGAGCACTTCTTCACGCGGTACAAGGACCTCGAGCCGGGCAAGTTCGTCAACATCGAGGGCTGGGGCGACGCCGCCGAGGCCGACGCGATCGTGCAGGCGGGCTTCGCGAAGCTCGCCGCCGAGGGCGGTCACTGA
- the hpt gene encoding hypoxanthine phosphoribosyltransferase has protein sequence MDIADVEDDITEVLFTQEQIHAKIAELARQIEADYAGEDLLIVGVLKGAVMVMADLARELKMHITMDWMAVSSYGSGTQSSGVVRILKDLDTDLSGRKVLIVEDIIDSGLTLSWLQANLRSRGPESVEICTLLRKPEALKVEVDVRYVGFDIPNAFVVGYGLDYAERYRNLRSIGILAPHVYS, from the coding sequence ATGGACATCGCCGACGTCGAGGACGACATCACGGAGGTCCTGTTCACCCAGGAGCAGATCCACGCGAAGATCGCCGAGCTGGCCCGCCAGATCGAGGCGGACTACGCGGGTGAGGACCTCCTCATCGTCGGCGTCCTCAAGGGCGCCGTGATGGTGATGGCCGATCTGGCCCGCGAGCTGAAGATGCACATCACGATGGACTGGATGGCGGTCTCCTCCTACGGGTCCGGGACGCAGTCGAGTGGCGTGGTCCGCATCCTCAAGGACCTCGACACCGACCTCTCCGGCCGCAAGGTGCTCATCGTCGAGGACATCATCGACTCGGGGCTCACGCTCTCGTGGCTGCAGGCGAACCTCCGCTCCCGCGGGCCCGAGTCGGTCGAGATCTGCACCCTCCTCCGCAAGCCCGAGGCTCTCAAGGTCGAGGTCGACGTCCGCTACGTGGGCTTCGACATCCCGAACGCCTTCGTCGTCGGCTACGGCCTCGACTACGCCGAGCGCTACCGCAACCTCCGCAGCATCGGCATCCTCGCCCCCCACGTCTACTCCTAG
- the folE gene encoding GTP cyclohydrolase I, giving the protein MGSVDRDRIRAAVGEILAAIGEDPAREGLRDTPRRVAELYGELFAGVGDDPADAFGGAFALRDGGSDAGADRAGSGAAKVAGLPDADADGDADATADAADATADAADEAADAADEALDRIGSVVLMRDLAFRSICEHHLLPFEGVVHIAYEPDAELAGLGRFAAVVEVASSRPQLQERLGDDIADAVERGLTARGVLVVIEARHGCVTARGPRQTASTTVTLSARGSLADPAARAEVMALVARS; this is encoded by the coding sequence GTGGGATCCGTCGACCGAGACCGGATCCGCGCCGCGGTCGGCGAGATCCTCGCCGCCATCGGCGAGGATCCGGCCAGGGAGGGTCTGCGCGACACCCCGCGCAGGGTCGCCGAGCTGTACGGTGAGCTCTTCGCCGGCGTCGGCGACGACCCCGCCGACGCGTTCGGTGGGGCCTTCGCGCTCCGCGACGGGGGATCGGATGCCGGAGCGGATCGGGCCGGATCAGGCGCCGCGAAGGTCGCCGGCCTCCCCGACGCGGATGCGGACGGCGACGCCGACGCGACCGCGGACGCTGCCGACGCGACCGCGGACGCTGCCGACGAGGCCGCGGACGCTGCCGACGAGGCCCTCGACCGGATCGGGTCGGTGGTCCTGATGCGCGACCTCGCGTTCCGCTCGATCTGCGAGCACCACCTCCTGCCCTTCGAGGGTGTGGTGCACATCGCCTACGAACCGGATGCGGAGCTCGCCGGCCTCGGGAGGTTCGCCGCCGTCGTCGAGGTCGCGTCGTCGCGCCCGCAGCTCCAGGAGCGCCTCGGCGACGACATCGCCGATGCGGTCGAGCGCGGGCTCACGGCGAGGGGTGTCCTCGTCGTCATCGAGGCTCGCCACGGATGCGTCACCGCACGCGGACCGCGACAGACGGCGAGCACCACGGTCACCCTGTCCGCCCGCGGGTCGCTCGCCGACCCCGCGGCTCGCGCCGAGGTGATGGCCCTGGTGGCCCGCTCATGA
- the ftsH gene encoding ATP-dependent zinc metalloprotease FtsH, with amino-acid sequence MNAKRILRSPIPYILLGVVALWIGFSIITSAGYQQVTTQEGLGFLSSGKVQEATIIDGEQRVDLTLTSPDEKYGSKVQFYYVTPRGSEVVEAVTSANPSDGYNDQVPQPNWFLSALSIFLPIILIAAFFWFMLSGMQGGGNRVMQFGKSRAKLVTKETPKVTFDDVAGSEEAIEELQEIKDFLKEPAKFQAVGARIPKGVLLYGPPGTGKTLLARAVAGEAGVPFYSISGSDFVEMFVGVGASRVRDLFQQAKENSPAIIFIDEIDAVGRHRGAGMGGGHDEREQTLNQLLVEMDGFDVKTNVILIAATNRPDILDPALLRPGRFDRQIGVDAPDLQGRKRILEVHGRGKPLAAGVDLEVVARKTPGFTGADLANVLNEAALLTARSNAQLIDNRALDEAIDRVIAGPQRRTRVMNDKEKLVTAYHEGGHALVATAMRHTDPVTKITILPRGRALGYTMVLPLEDRYSVSRNELLDQLAYAMGGRVAEEIVFHDPTTGASNDIEKATGTARKMVTEYGMSADLGAVKLGSASGEMFLGRNMGHERDYSESLAERVDSEVRTLIENAHDEAWQVLNDNRDILDDLAAQLLEHETLDHLQLEEIFKNVKKLPERPQWLSSDKRPVSTIPPIAFPSKAPVDGGAVDGGIESDPEPDPSPSKRAPRIRPRPATA; translated from the coding sequence ATGAACGCGAAACGCATCCTTCGATCTCCCATCCCGTACATCCTTCTGGGCGTCGTCGCGCTCTGGATCGGGTTCAGCATCATCACCAGCGCCGGCTACCAGCAGGTGACGACGCAGGAGGGCCTCGGCTTCCTCTCCAGCGGGAAGGTGCAGGAGGCCACCATCATCGATGGTGAGCAGCGCGTCGACCTCACGCTGACCAGCCCCGACGAGAAGTACGGCTCGAAGGTGCAGTTCTACTACGTCACCCCGCGCGGCAGCGAGGTGGTGGAGGCGGTCACGAGCGCCAACCCGTCCGACGGGTACAACGACCAGGTGCCGCAGCCGAACTGGTTCCTCTCGGCGCTGAGCATCTTCCTGCCGATCATCCTCATCGCGGCCTTCTTCTGGTTCATGCTCTCGGGCATGCAGGGCGGCGGCAACCGCGTCATGCAGTTCGGCAAGTCGCGCGCCAAGCTCGTCACCAAGGAGACCCCGAAGGTCACCTTCGACGACGTCGCGGGCAGCGAGGAGGCGATCGAGGAGCTCCAGGAGATCAAGGACTTCCTGAAGGAGCCGGCGAAGTTCCAGGCCGTGGGCGCCCGCATCCCCAAGGGTGTGCTCCTCTACGGCCCTCCCGGCACCGGCAAGACGCTGCTGGCCCGCGCTGTCGCGGGTGAGGCGGGCGTGCCGTTCTACTCGATCTCCGGATCCGACTTCGTCGAGATGTTCGTCGGCGTCGGCGCGAGCCGCGTCCGCGACCTGTTCCAGCAGGCGAAGGAGAACTCGCCGGCGATCATCTTCATCGACGAGATCGACGCCGTCGGTCGCCACCGCGGCGCCGGCATGGGCGGCGGTCACGACGAGCGCGAGCAGACGCTGAACCAGCTCCTCGTCGAGATGGACGGTTTCGACGTCAAGACCAACGTCATCCTCATCGCGGCGACGAACCGTCCCGACATCCTCGACCCGGCGCTCCTGCGTCCGGGCCGCTTCGACCGCCAGATCGGCGTCGACGCGCCCGACCTGCAGGGCCGCAAGCGCATCCTCGAGGTGCACGGCCGAGGCAAGCCACTGGCCGCCGGTGTCGACCTCGAGGTCGTCGCCCGCAAGACCCCGGGCTTCACGGGCGCCGACCTGGCGAACGTGCTGAACGAGGCCGCGCTGCTCACCGCTCGCTCCAACGCGCAGCTCATCGACAACCGCGCGCTCGACGAGGCGATCGACCGCGTCATCGCCGGTCCGCAGCGTCGTACCCGGGTGATGAACGACAAGGAGAAGCTGGTCACGGCGTACCACGAGGGCGGTCACGCCCTGGTCGCCACCGCGATGCGGCACACCGACCCGGTCACCAAGATCACGATCCTCCCGCGCGGCCGGGCGCTCGGTTACACGATGGTGCTCCCGCTCGAGGACCGCTACTCGGTCAGCCGCAACGAGCTCCTCGACCAGCTCGCCTACGCCATGGGCGGCCGCGTCGCGGAGGAGATCGTCTTCCACGACCCCACCACGGGCGCCTCGAACGACATCGAGAAGGCCACCGGCACCGCCCGCAAGATGGTGACCGAGTACGGCATGTCCGCCGACCTCGGTGCGGTCAAGCTCGGCAGCGCCTCGGGCGAGATGTTCCTCGGCCGCAACATGGGCCACGAGCGCGACTACTCCGAGTCGCTCGCCGAGCGCGTCGACTCCGAGGTGCGCACCCTCATCGAGAACGCGCACGACGAGGCGTGGCAGGTGCTGAACGACAACCGCGACATCCTCGACGACCTCGCGGCTCAGCTGCTCGAGCACGAGACGCTCGACCACCTGCAGCTCGAGGAGATCTTCAAGAACGTGAAGAAGCTCCCGGAGCGTCCGCAGTGGCTCTCCAGCGACAAGCGCCCGGTGTCGACGATCCCCCCGATCGCGTTCCCGAGCAAGGCGCCGGTCGACGGGGGTGCCGTCGACGGCGGGATCGAGTCCGACCCCGAGCCCGACCCGTCGCCCTCGAAGCGCGCTCCCCGCATCCGTCCGCGCCCCGCGACGGCCTGA